One region of Pseudomonas alvandae genomic DNA includes:
- a CDS encoding fumarate reductase/succinate dehydrogenase flavoprotein subunit yields the protein MTQSSRSILEQEYDIVVIGGGTAGPMAAIKAKERNRDLRVLLVDKANVKRSGAISMGMDGLNNAIIPGHSTPEQYTKEITIANDGIVNQAAVYAYATHSFETIEQLDRWGVKFEKDETGDYAVKKVHHMGAYVLPMPEGHDIKKVLYRQLKRARVSITNRLVCTRLLTDEEGAVNGVMGFDCRTADFHVIKAKAVILCCGAAGRLGLPASGYLMGTYENPTNAGDGYAMAYHAGAELANLECFQINPLIKDYNGPACAYVTGPLGGYTANNKGERFIECDYWSGQMMWEFHQELEGGNGPVFLKLDHLAEETIQNIEEILHSNERPSRGQFHANRGTDYRTQMVEMHISEIGFCSGHSASGVWVNERAETSVKGLYSAGDMAAVPHNYMLGAFTYGWFAGNNAADFVAGKDFSALDAGQIERERARVYAPLEREHGLPPAQVEYKLRRFVNDYLQPPKVTKKMQIGLQRFSDIQRDLDQIKAHNAHELMRAMEVSVIRDCAEMAARASLFRAESRWGLYHYRVDHPRRNDSDWFCHCHLKKGEDGTMTSFKKAVEPYIIALDADELQAYDRLRVGADAA from the coding sequence ATGACCCAAAGCTCAAGAAGCATCCTCGAACAGGAATACGACATCGTCGTCATCGGCGGCGGCACCGCCGGGCCCATGGCCGCGATCAAGGCCAAGGAACGCAACCGCGACTTGCGCGTGTTGTTGGTGGACAAGGCCAACGTCAAGCGCAGTGGCGCCATCAGCATGGGCATGGACGGGCTCAACAACGCGATCATCCCGGGGCACTCGACGCCTGAGCAATACACCAAGGAAATCACTATTGCCAACGACGGCATCGTCAACCAGGCCGCGGTGTACGCCTACGCGACCCACAGCTTCGAAACGATCGAGCAATTGGACCGTTGGGGCGTGAAGTTCGAGAAGGACGAAACCGGCGACTACGCGGTGAAAAAGGTTCACCACATGGGCGCCTACGTGCTGCCGATGCCGGAAGGGCACGACATCAAGAAAGTCTTGTACCGGCAGTTGAAACGGGCGCGGGTGAGCATCACCAATCGGTTGGTCTGCACCCGGTTGCTGACCGACGAAGAGGGGGCGGTGAACGGGGTGATGGGCTTCGATTGCCGCACCGCCGACTTTCATGTGATCAAGGCCAAGGCGGTCATTCTCTGCTGCGGCGCGGCGGGACGCTTGGGGCTGCCGGCCTCAGGCTACCTGATGGGCACCTATGAAAACCCGACCAATGCCGGCGATGGCTACGCCATGGCGTATCACGCCGGCGCCGAGCTGGCGAACCTGGAATGCTTCCAGATCAACCCGCTGATCAAGGATTACAACGGCCCGGCGTGCGCCTATGTCACCGGCCCCCTCGGCGGCTATACCGCCAACAACAAGGGCGAGCGTTTCATCGAGTGCGACTACTGGAGCGGGCAAATGATGTGGGAGTTCCACCAGGAACTCGAAGGTGGTAACGGTCCGGTGTTCCTCAAGCTCGATCACCTGGCCGAGGAAACCATCCAGAACATCGAAGAGATCCTGCACAGCAATGAGCGGCCCAGCCGCGGGCAGTTCCACGCCAACCGTGGCACCGACTACCGCACGCAGATGGTCGAGATGCACATCTCCGAAATCGGTTTTTGCAGCGGTCATTCGGCCTCGGGCGTTTGGGTCAACGAGCGGGCGGAAACCTCGGTCAAGGGCCTGTACTCGGCGGGCGACATGGCGGCGGTGCCGCACAACTACATGCTCGGTGCGTTCACCTATGGCTGGTTTGCCGGCAACAACGCCGCCGATTTTGTGGCAGGCAAGGATTTCTCGGCGCTGGATGCCGGGCAGATCGAGCGGGAGAGGGCGCGTGTCTACGCGCCGCTTGAGCGCGAGCATGGCCTGCCGCCGGCCCAGGTGGAATACAAGCTGCGCCGCTTCGTCAACGATTACCTGCAACCGCCGAAGGTCACGAAAAAAATGCAGATCGGCCTGCAACGCTTCAGCGATATCCAGCGCGACCTGGACCAGATCAAGGCCCATAACGCCCATGAATTGATGCGCGCCATGGAAGTCAGCGTGATCCGCGACTGCGCCGAAATGGCCGCCCGGGCCTCGTTGTTTCGCGCGGAAAGCCGTTGGGGGCTGTACCACTATCGAGTCGATCACCCACGGCGCAACGACAGCGACTGGTTCTGCCATTGCCATTTGAAGAAAGGCGAGGACGGCACGATGACCTCGTTCAAGAAAGCCGTCGAGCCCTACATCATCGCCCTCGATGCCGACGAGCTGCAGGCCTACGACCGGCTGCGGGTCGGCGCCGACGCGGCGTGA
- a CDS encoding 4Fe-4S dicluster domain-containing protein yields MAYQPQEIFFRSNAPVTVDEDKCIAHKGCTVCVDVCPMDLLAINPATQKAYMAFDECWYCMPCEKDCPTGAVKVEIPYLLR; encoded by the coding sequence ATGGCCTATCAACCCCAGGAAATCTTCTTTCGCTCCAATGCCCCCGTCACCGTGGACGAGGACAAATGCATCGCCCACAAGGGCTGCACGGTGTGCGTCGACGTATGCCCCATGGACCTGCTGGCGATCAACCCGGCAACCCAGAAGGCCTACATGGCGTTCGATGAATGCTGGTATTGCATGCCCTGTGAAAAGGACTGCCCGACGGGGGCGGTGAAAGTCGAGATTCCGTACCTGTTGCGTTGA
- a CDS encoding ABC transporter substrate-binding protein, translating to MLLRAALAGLALASLTLPAQADTIRIAIGTQDTTINCAAGGLLIRELGLLDKYLPHDGAYKDAHYDIQWKNFTSGAPLTNEMVAGKLDFGAMADFPGAFNGVAFETAGKHSLFISVLSGSTQGSGNGIVVPSASGVQSLAELKGKTISVPFASTAHGMLLRAVAAQGWDPLQDVNIIAQPPEVAGSALQAGKIDAHADFVPFAELFPSRGFARKIYDGAQAKTPTFHGALVDQAYARKYPEIVVAYLRATIEANQLLAAEPEKYSELIAKVTGVDAEVNYLFHGPLGVQTRDLTWKPEYRQAVGTAIDTLKLLKKADRGLDLNTFIDDQYIRAAFKASNLDYTAQLGNYAQTSIGTPDALTGQAITDARHVAEIWVRGEPKVRHYASAQSAFSALASLKQEGKGIRAVYAQASDSGIKLLAEQAWFASDGKGQLSAFLLKGQAEQFATAQGGKVLDFTEATTQSVAAR from the coding sequence ATGTTATTGCGTGCAGCACTGGCCGGTCTGGCACTGGCTTCATTGACCCTGCCTGCCCAGGCAGACACCATCCGCATCGCCATCGGCACCCAGGACACCACCATCAACTGCGCCGCCGGCGGGTTGCTGATCCGGGAGCTGGGCCTGTTGGACAAGTACTTGCCCCACGACGGCGCGTACAAGGATGCCCACTACGACATCCAGTGGAAAAACTTCACCAGCGGCGCGCCACTGACCAACGAGATGGTCGCCGGCAAACTGGACTTCGGCGCCATGGCCGATTTCCCGGGTGCTTTCAACGGCGTGGCGTTCGAGACCGCCGGCAAGCACAGCCTGTTCATCAGCGTGCTGTCGGGCAGCACCCAGGGCAGCGGCAACGGCATCGTCGTGCCCAGTGCCTCGGGTGTACAGTCCCTGGCCGAGCTCAAGGGCAAGACGATTTCCGTGCCATTCGCTTCCACCGCCCATGGCATGTTGCTGCGCGCCGTCGCGGCCCAGGGCTGGGATCCGCTCCAGGATGTGAACATCATCGCCCAGCCGCCGGAGGTCGCCGGCTCGGCGTTGCAGGCCGGCAAGATTGATGCGCATGCCGACTTCGTGCCCTTCGCCGAGCTGTTCCCCAGCCGTGGCTTCGCCCGCAAGATCTATGACGGTGCCCAGGCAAAGACGCCGACATTCCATGGCGCGCTGGTGGACCAGGCCTATGCCAGGAAGTACCCGGAAATCGTCGTTGCCTACTTGCGTGCAACCATCGAAGCCAATCAGTTGCTGGCCGCCGAGCCGGAGAAGTACAGCGAGCTGATCGCCAAGGTCACCGGGGTGGATGCCGAGGTCAATTATCTGTTCCACGGGCCGCTGGGCGTGCAGACCCGCGACTTGACCTGGAAACCGGAATACCGCCAGGCCGTCGGCACCGCCATCGACACCCTCAAGCTGCTGAAGAAGGCCGATCGGGGGCTGGACCTCAACACATTCATCGATGACCAGTACATCCGCGCCGCCTTCAAGGCATCGAACCTCGATTACACCGCGCAACTGGGCAACTACGCCCAGACGTCCATCGGCACGCCCGACGCCTTGACCGGCCAGGCCATCACCGATGCCCGCCATGTGGCCGAGATCTGGGTGCGCGGCGAGCCGAAAGTGCGTCATTACGCCTCGGCGCAGTCAGCCTTCAGCGCACTGGCAAGCCTCAAGCAGGAAGGCAAGGGCATCCGCGCCGTCTACGCCCAGGCCAGCGACAGCGGGATCAAGCTGTTGGCCGAGCAGGCGTGGTTTGCCAGTGATGGCAAGGGCCAGCTCAGCGCGTTCCTGTTGAAAGGGCAGGCCGAGCAGTTTGCCACGGCCCAGGGCGGCAAGGTCCTGGACTTCACCGAGGCGACGACCCAGTCGGTTGCTGCCCGCTGA